Genomic window (Nomia melanderi isolate GNS246 chromosome 14, iyNomMela1, whole genome shotgun sequence):
TCAACGTAGGCCTCTCTCTGCCTCTCCTTCTAAAGAGTCCTCTGTGTGTCTACATACTAAAAATGAATGTCCTCTTTGAGCCAGGTCTAGTATCTGTCATCTCATTCTCACTTTCTGGAAGTTGTATTTTCTAGATCTTCTTTATAAATTTGGCTGACAATTGTTATCTCCTTTTCTTTCACAATTtcttttacattgttttcttGAGAAAACTTCACATTGTTCTTCATTGTTAGTAATGGGTATAAACCTATTGCTAGTTTATCCTCTAAGTTCTTGCAATTGATGTACAATAAGTACAATACATTTGTGAagcattgttcattttattatcgTTGACATGTTTAACAATAGTCGAAGCATTCCATGATTCTTCTTTTAGTTCTATAAAAATGGATTTATCGAATTTGTTACTGCATACTACCAATTATCCAGTTAAATATCCTATCCAGACATAATCCAATCAGTGTTAGCGTCTAATATTATTCTGTTtctggaataaataaaatagtcaGGCGTAGTtgatgaaattaataatgtagCCTGACTATTAACGTCAATAAGGCGAACGAACCATTCTCCCTCATTATCGCGGTTACCTTGGTTGCCCAATTAGACAGCGCGTAGGTACTTGATGTTGTTTAAAAAAAACCGATCATAATATAATAACTAATTACTTTAACTAATTAAGGTATTCATCTAGTCTTGATactttatatgattttatacgtTGCCAACGCATTGAAAGGATAAGCGAAGCGAACACGGAGTAAAAAGAATGTAATGCAGTATCATTGAGGACACTCTGTACTATACAATAACGTTATCAGTTGCAAGAGTACGCTCAATTTCTGTAATGTAGTAATTTCTATAAGATAAAACAAAagcaattgaatattataactattTCTGCCGAATAGTTTACTGCTACGCGGAAGCGAAttttttgaatatatatatatattttttattgttaaatgatttacattattattgaaaacaattgaACAATTGATGAATAATCAGTTCCAAACCATCGGGTTCGATGTCAGCCGTTCGACTTTTAAATTCAACTatagaaacgagaaaaagatttcgatgatttttccATATAGATTCTCATAGTTTGCACTATGCGGAAATGATGTATATATTCGCTACTTTGCTGTTGGCAATACATATTCAGGCTTCTGTTGTCCTAACATTTGTACTATTCGCAGAGTCTGTGTTGTATAAGCCACGGGAAATAAATGGACATTTAACACTACACggaattatgaataaaaatgaaccgATTTTAggcaagaatatttttaattttaataagataCCACGAAattacttttccttttttataagCTAAATATATGTCTCGAGTAACaatatactttcaattataaacaacttaattatacttttatctagaataataattcagttataaaatatatatatatatatatatatatatatatatatatatatatatattttgtaatgaaatgaaacaaaactatattaagcgcCAATTTTTACACGCTTATAACTAATTTGTACTTTTCGTTATTGCATGAAAACAATAGAAGAGAAATTCCATCCCTTGATCACTTTGGTTTTTGCATacatatataaactatgtaattaGTCTTATTTGTGATAAAACTCTTCACGACGATTCGTAATGCGATACGCCGCGTACGAATGTTAATCAAATAAATCTAGACGCGAGGTTTTTTTGTGTTATTTTCCTCTGAGGCGCAGCAATCTTTCCGCAAAGCGGAATCTTGTTTTTCTGGACTGAAATAACTGCTGCGTTTTCTTCTTGGTACAGGTGATACTTGCTTTAAGTGTTCCATGTCATTAAATACCACTTGGGCACCTCCTCCGCTAGTTGGTAATATATCACCCTGTAATACGGAGAATATTTTTGGCTAATGTATTCCTTTAGATTTTTTTTTTggtgtaaaaaaagaaaaaatattaataccaaCTTTGTACAGTTTAGTTTCAAGTTCACCGTCAATGTCTTGCTCCTGTGCAACAAGGCAATATCTGGACACTCCATCTGTTATATCCTTCGGGTCTGTCAATTGTGTTACACTTCGTTTGCGTCTTAAAAGCGGTTGAAGGATAGTTCCGACTGGAACCAAGCCAGAAGGCCGATGGTCTACCCATCTCTCAGCACTTTGCGATCGTCTGTATCGCAAATTCACTACTGGAATTCTTtcctaaaaattatataaagtaaaaagtGAAGTATGATGCAAAGTTCTCGCTAAATCGACTGGTTACTCAGAGTCACAAGTTGTAATATCTTTTTGTCATACtacattttacatgaaaaatatagatGCGTgcatatattatattcatacaaAATTGTGATAATAGTTTCGAGTAACCAGTCGCGTAGattttaatattacagttaTATTAAGTCTGGCATCACAGGTGTCTTCGAACTTAACAGTGGACGGTGTTTTCACACTGGTTTTTGGTGTAGTTTCTATAGGAGATACAGTTTCTGATGCTGGTGTAGAACAAGTAATAGTTTTAGCTGTGGTAATCTCTGTATCACTTGAAGTCGTTGCTGGAATTGATTCTTTGGGTTCCATTTCTCCTTTAGTACCAGTCTCATCATTATGTAGAATttctttcattagttttaatttctcatctttctctttcatttGGTTCTAAAAAATATGTGTTGGGAAAAATACAAACATGCACAAGAagataaaaaatgtgaaaaaagtGGTTATTTATAATAGATTTGTAAATAACAGTTAAATACCTGAAGAATTTCACGTTGCCGGCGTAATTTGGTTTCTAATTCCTTGCTCATCTTATCAGTTTCCATTTGAATCTTGTTACTGTATTTCTCTTTAACTCTCTGCTTATctattgcacgttgatttaatAACATATCCTTGTTCTTTAGCTGTAAAGGAAGTCaactattaatttcttattctaTATAAAGTGGAGGTAACGCTGAAATAAAAACCTTACTTCTTCCTTCATGTGTCTGATTATATCGTTTGCGCTATTTAATCTGTACAGTAGAGTATCAATTTGAGATTCCGTTTTGCAAATATGGGATTCCAAAGCAGTGATCTATAACAATGTAATCATGatgttttaattgttataacAATACGTTAAATGTGATGTTTAAATATTTGGCTAGAAACTTacttttttattctgtttatcatTTGACGCTTTCAATgcggaattttcaatttttagggATACGTTCTCCCGCTCCATTTTTACTAACATATTCCTGAAGTTAGTTTCTGCAAATATGAAACACACGTTACATAATTTTCAGAGAGATTAATAGTTCGTCTACAATAAGAATGTAAGTACGCTTTTGTTTTAAATCCTCTTGTAAGGTGTTTCGTTTTTGAATACGCATTTCCAAGAAACGCATAAGTGTGGTAATTATTTCGTCATTGTGTGGACTTGTTAAATCTGTAGCTGGAAATGGTCCGCCGAGACTACGAGAAATTTTAAAGTATAAGAAAGAAATACTTttatcttaaatatttttaagtaatgtACCTGTATACTAAGCCCAAATCAACTTCCAAATCACCAGCAGCTGGATTCCCAGCGGATTCTAATCTATTTCTTGCTTCTTTAAATATCTgtacaagaaaaaataaatgacaaacaTATTACATGTATATACACGTTCAAGTctagtatatttaaaatatatattgtctACTTTATTAGCTTGTCTTCTGCCAGGCGTGTATCCTAAATCTAGTTTTGAAGTTGCAGAATTGGTGACTTGCACTTCCTGACTGACTTCAGCAAATTTCATTACTTGctgcattaaaataaattttattaacacaGTGTTGACACATTTTCGTTTGTAGTATTTAGAAGGAGTACTTACTATACTTTCATCATAGTCATCAACTCTAGGATTAACACAAACAATCATTCTGACTGTACCTTCACCATCAAAGTAATTCTTAAACAGGTGGGTTACTTTAGAGTCTCTGTAAGGGACTATTTTATTTGTGCCCTGAGTTTGATTTTCACGAAGTATTTCCAAGCATGTTCTTAGAGTcatcaatgaattatttatattccctattttcataaaaatactttatGTAGATGACAAATTGAAATCTTTAGTTATTTAACACTTACCCGCTTCTCTAAGTCTTTGACCAGTATTTTTAGAACGATTTGTACGTTCACTTCCAGCTAAATCAACTAGCGATAACTGACTAACACAAATTACTCTTTTATCTTGCACAATTTGTTCACCATCCCTATCTAATGGCGCCTGGTAATAGATAATGTAGTAATGACTATATGAttataagttaatattattattaatttattttacctGCACAAGTCTTATGGTAAAAACACTATGAGATCTACTTGATTCAGAATTAAGGGCAGTATATGCAATATGTCTTCTGCGTTGACCCCTTTGGAACACTTCAAACGCTTCCTCTGAATTTTTCACTTCAATTTCTGTACATCCATGAACGTACATGTTTCTGTTTCCATCTTCACGAACAATTTTACTCTGTAAAGTCctgaattttccaatttttttttcatacATCAAATTATAACTTAATCATCTGTTTTAAAAGGTATACTCACTTTGCTCTACTTTCATTATCATCCAATAAATCGTACAcgctattattataaatttcaacatACGTTACAAACACAGCGTATGCATTGTCTTCatctacaattaaaatttgtgGTTCACTAGTTTGAAGGAAAccattcttattattatttttttcatcgtCAAATACAAACCTTAGAAACAAAAGTATTAAAGGTGTTaagtattaaagaattaatcatatttatatgataaattGAAACAACATACATTTTAGGAGTTTTCCCATTCTGAGTAATAATAGACTTTTGATGTTCAATCTGTCTATCTAATAATGCATCAGCTTCAGATTGCACGTCAAATCCATTTAATTTATCTGGTTTAAAAGTGAACTTTTTTGCCTGGAACTTTGCTATACTGTTAAAGATAACATCCAGACTACGAGGCATGATGCCTGCATCATACTGATTTCCTGACATAGTATATGTTTTACCACTACCAGTTACTCCATACGTAAAAATTAAACTATTTGTACCATTAATCAGATTCTCAACTAATGGTAGGGCAACCATATCAAACACTTCTTTCTGAGAAGCATTTGGGCCAAAAACATGACTGAAAGACGTTTGAATAACTCTGTTCGCTGTGCGAATATTTGTTGCTGATTCTGGTGGTGTAATAACCAGGGTTGTATCTGATATGATTTTCATACACGACAAATCATTTGGGTCAGCTATTGGTTTCAAACGACAAAAAACCTTAACAGGTTCCTTGCATGCTTCATTGTGAAATTTTAAGCGGTTAGTGCATTTTCCAATTGTAACAGGTGGCTTGcgatttctaataaataaaagaatcacaaataataaaatacttttacagtaaaaatataaaatatgtataaaatttaattagtacTTACGCAGATTTCATTTTGGAATCAAATAACAGTCATAAAGGTTAAAACAGGTTCTGTtatgaaattaagtaatttttataattagtttattctaatatttatttgatggtTAGTTTGTCTCAATGTTTATTTGTAGTAACCGTTGTAAACGAACTATCATTAACCaagttcaaaattcaaataagtATAAAGTGAAGTCGTCTATAGTAAAGAGTAAggtgaattttcatttaaacaatAGAATGTTGATTTGTGTATATAAGTTTGTCCAgttcaaaattatatagtatCTTTGGCTATACTTGATAAAGTATGTGAACAGTAATAAGCGGTTAgtagttcaaatatttttctttagatGGCGTCTCAAGTTGTCTTAACGAAATTTTCcttgttttataaaaaattaaataataacgaaagaaagaaaatcagaaatataaaatatatagtattgacataaaaaaattaagttaattatATGTTCGTAATCCagcaatattttatacataattagAGAAGTAAATTTAAactggaaaatttatttaactcttAAAACATTACAGATGAGAGATcaattgaatacatttttgataataaaagttttatttaacagAAACATTTCCTATGAAGAAATATTCTTATAACATAAAGTTTTTATACActatcattttcagtttctttgtatacagaattaatatatgtatattttcacttttttttagaTACAAATTCAGTTTCATAGTTCATATGAGTTCCATCACAGAAAGGTCTATTAGATGTTTGTTTGCAATTACACAACCAATATGACTTAGTTTCTTTAACTACAAATCGTATAGGCCTCTGAGTAATCTTTAAAAACTGGTTTCTGTGAGTGCCATCACAGAATGGCTGTGTGTGACTGTAACCACATAGGCaccatgaatattttttaccagcTATGCATGTAAACTTAAAAGGCTTGGTATCATATAtctttccattttgtttttgagaatttgcactataatattcttttatttcatttttaggaATTTCTAcattgttttcttcctttttaacAGAATACCTCATCTGAAATCAATTAAAGACATATTTAATGAACTACAGTACAGTTTTGTAACATACATAACCTAATAATAACTACTAAATAAATtgggaaaataataaatacgtaATGTGTACTTCTAAACAACATTCAGATTAATCGATACACTTACGGTCTgacatttaaatgaattaaaatatgaaaatcgtAAGATTCTACTCAACACATTAATGCTCATTGTAAGTAATTTTTCATTCGTACACGCCCAGTCCAATATTCCTTCCCCACTAGGTTAACCAAGAAACATTATCTCCCTacactataaatattataaagtattattgTATGTTTCCTGCGGTGACGAAAAAAGCAACATTATCTATGAACTTTGAATTACAAATGCTGTGGTTTTTGAAGAAAAAACTTTCAGAGGAAATTTTAAAATCAGATTTATTTGCTGAATATTTCTCGAGTCTTGCGAAAAGGGACAAACTGCAATTTAAAGATGTaaactattttcaataaatcaatacTTCCTGAAAGTGGACTGCTCGATTATTACCCTTTACAATTGTCCTAAGCAAGAAAATCTAACAAATAtcattgttataaataaatagtcaGTAAggcaaaaaaattcaaatttaacaaTTGGCAGCGCCATCTACCAGCGAACATATAAAgtagtgaaaatagaaaaatacgaATATCTCGTAAACCagacattaaaaatttatatttatgacCCTGATTTATTTATTGTGATTCTGTGCATCCAACTCAAGCCATTACATCTCTTAATTAAACGCATAATGCATTTTTCTAAAATAGGCAGTTTATGGGCAGAGAAACACTATCACCACGTAGCGGTGAAATGGTGGAACTAATTTACGCTATTGATTGCACCATTTGTTTCGTAAGATACCTGCTAAGTCATATTTGCTGTCTAGTAGTTTCAGTATTATACCATAGATTGCGCCGCAGTCGCTCTTTGTGAATTTCCACATCGGTAACATTTAGCTACTAGTTTTAGCGTTTTGCCACCGATGGCGCCACAGTCTATCCTTGTGAATTTccacatcggtaacatttggcTACCAGTTTCAGCGTTTTGCCACGGGCGGCGCTGTCAATCAAAAGCGcaaattttcgatttatttgaattttaaagtaataattagAAGTTTTTgtgagaaaataatatatttaatattggacaatatgaaataacattatgtataatttactctaataatattatatatacaaatatatatatgtaatgcaCTAATTAACAAGCAATGTATTGATATATAAAGTTCGTTATGACTATAAgtatgtttatatatacataaatatttatataaatggaCTTAGAACTATTTGTATTAGACATATCGTACAAAATAATTCACTGTGTTCTAGTATTATACTTAATAGTACGTATGTTGATAatcttacaattattacaagGATATTCTCAAtgttcttaatattatatgctCATCAATATGATCACAGTCACACTCTTCCTTCATGAATTGACACAGTAATACAAAGAACTAGTTATCATTTCTCAAAATTTTATGGGGATTATGTGACTCATCACAACTGGTTTGATGGCTTACTAAGAACATATTGCAATAGGCATaggaatgtttataatattgttaaactttctgtctctctctctttctcacacaCACATGCACTCTTTGAATATATGTAGATCATTCAATAA
Coding sequences:
- the LOC116426987 gene encoding kinesin-like protein KIF23 isoform X1, which gives rise to MKSANRKPPVTIGKCTNRLKFHNEACKEPVKVFCRLKPIADPNDLSCMKIISDTTLVITPPESATNIRTANRVIQTSFSHVFGPNASQKEVFDMVALPLVENLINGTNSLIFTYGVTGSGKTYTMSGNQYDAGIMPRSLDVIFNSIAKFQAKKFTFKPDKLNGFDVQSEADALLDRQIEHQKSIITQNGKTPKMFVFDDEKNNNKNGFLQTSEPQILIVDEDNAYAVFVTYVEIYNNSVYDLLDDNESRAKTLQSKIVREDGNRNMYVHGCTEIEVKNSEEAFEVFQRGQRRRHIAYTALNSESSRSHSVFTIRLVQAPLDRDGEQIVQDKRVICVSQLSLVDLAGSERTNRSKNTGQRLREAGNINNSLMTLRTCLEILRENQTQGTNKIVPYRDSKVTHLFKNYFDGEGTVRMIVCVNPRVDDYDESIVSTPSKYYKRKCVNTVLIKFILMQQVMKFAEVSQEVQVTNSATSKLDLGYTPGRRQANKIFKEARNRLESAGNPAAGDLEVDLGLVYSLGGPFPATDLTSPHNDEIITTLMRFLEMRIQKRNTLQEDLKQKQTNFRNMLVKMERENVSLKIENSALKASNDKQNKKITALESHICKTESQIDTLLYRLNSANDIIRHMKEELKNKDMLLNQRAIDKQRVKEKYSNKIQMETDKMSKELETKLRRQREILQNQMKEKDEKLKLMKEILHNDETGTKGEMEPKESIPATTSSDTEITTAKTITCSTPASETVSPIETTPKTSVKTPSTVKFEDTCDARLNITERIPVVNLRYRRSQSAERWVDHRPSGLVPVGTILQPLLRRKRSVTQLTDPKDITDGVSRYCLVAQEQDIDGELETKLYKGDILPTSGGGAQVVFNDMEHLKQVSPVPRRKRSSYFSPEKQDSALRKDCCASEENNTKKPRV
- the LOC116426987 gene encoding kinesin-like protein KIF23 isoform X2 codes for the protein MKSANRKPPVTIGKCTNRLKFHNEACKEPVKVFCRLKPIADPNDLSCMKIISDTTLVITPPESATNIRTANRVIQTSFSHVFGPNASQKEVFDMVALPLVENLINGTNSLIFTYGVTGSGKTYTMSGNQYDAGIMPRSLDVIFNSIAKFQAKKFTFKPDKLNGFDVQSEADALLDRQIEHQKSIITQNGKTPKMFVFDDEKNNNKNGFLQTSEPQILIVDEDNAYAVFVTYVEIYNNSVYDLLDDNESRAKTLQSKIVREDGNRNMYVHGCTEIEVKNSEEAFEVFQRGQRRRHIAYTALNSESSRSHSVFTIRLVQAPLDRDGEQIVQDKRVICVSQLSLVDLAGSERTNRSKNTGQRLREAGNINNSLMTLRTCLEILRENQTQGTNKIVPYRDSKVTHLFKNYFDGEGTVRMIVCVNPRVDDYDESIQVMKFAEVSQEVQVTNSATSKLDLGYTPGRRQANKIFKEARNRLESAGNPAAGDLEVDLGLVYSLGGPFPATDLTSPHNDEIITTLMRFLEMRIQKRNTLQEDLKQKQTNFRNMLVKMERENVSLKIENSALKASNDKQNKKITALESHICKTESQIDTLLYRLNSANDIIRHMKEELKNKDMLLNQRAIDKQRVKEKYSNKIQMETDKMSKELETKLRRQREILQNQMKEKDEKLKLMKEILHNDETGTKGEMEPKESIPATTSSDTEITTAKTITCSTPASETVSPIETTPKTSVKTPSTVKFEDTCDARLNITERIPVVNLRYRRSQSAERWVDHRPSGLVPVGTILQPLLRRKRSVTQLTDPKDITDGVSRYCLVAQEQDIDGELETKLYKGDILPTSGGGAQVVFNDMEHLKQVSPVPRRKRSSYFSPEKQDSALRKDCCASEENNTKKPRV
- the LOC116426990 gene encoding uncharacterized protein LOC116426990 — translated: MSINVLSRILRFSYFNSFKCQTMRYSVKKEENNVEIPKNEIKEYYSANSQKQNGKIYDTKPFKFTCIAGKKYSWCLCGYSHTQPFCDGTHRNQFLKITQRPIRFVVKETKSYWLCNCKQTSNRPFCDGTHMNYETEFVSKKK